The window atttttgttgaaaagaaaTCCCTAATATATTATCattgaaagaatgaaatatAGCCTCGTATTTTCCTTTACTCCAAGTTATCCATATCTGAAAGAAGATAAATAATACATTCTTAACAATCAAACTAATAAGGTTTGGtataaaaaatagagaaaagttACGATCTTCCTAACCTCACCGAAGTGTATGATACCGATGAATATACAGGTAAATGCTATTAATATCACCAGTAacgaatatttgtatgaaagcAGATCGTAACATCGACGCTGTAATAATTTACATGTGCTCATTATATTGATGAAAACTTTACATGCGATTAACATCGCTAAGATTACTGCTCGAATGTATACAGCACTGTTTACATGTCCCATTGAATTCAACCGGTAAAAATTTATCTACGAATGTGGCGCTGTTTTAATACGCATGCGTTTTTACGAAGGCACGAATCTTACAATTGTTAAGAAATTGTTCATGTATTTATTTCGTTAAGAATATTtcgtaaaataaaatgattatgGAGAGCAGTGCAAATATTACACaaatcaataaataaaaagttactTCAGATGGCAGTTTTTACTGACGTCCTTGGAAAAACTATGTTAtgttttgtatcattttaatcatgaGATTGTTACAAACAGTTTGGTAAAAACTTCATAAAAAAAgaaccaaaaataaaaaagttttaatctTATATTTTGATtgtgttagtattgtctcacaggtacctataccgcagttcaccagactCCATAACtgtgacgcgcaggttggaagatggtgggagaacgtagcgagctctctgctaatcgctttccacttcgtttgggaatatcgccaatcaggaCGAAGATGCGCACTAGAGCTGcgtgaagaacgaaaactggtcttttcgtagttgtggactctggtgaactacgGTATACATACACGGGTATTTAAACTTGCTTTTTTTCCGTACGCTGCTTCGGCGTTAGTTGAATGCAATAACTGAAGTCTGTTTGGCCTAAATTGCGATAAAACGTGGGCTGTTTTACCGACACGGAATTCGGCGCTAACACGGTTGAAAATACAGTTATCATATTATATTCTTCAGTATTGTGCTTCGCGCTAAATACATTGTTATCTAGCGTTGTGTTCTATTAGCTTATAATTATGGTGATTGAATGTCTTAGAGCGACTATTAGGCATACAAATATATCTATTTTACATTGCATTTTACTTTGTATTTGTATTTCAATTCATGATTGGTCCTACTATTTcaattccttttctcttttatttcgaaACATTAAACACATTTGTTCCCTTAAATATCTTATATTGATTCTCGTTGTTCTAAAAATAATGATTGCATGGTAcacttagaaaatttttatcgaaaaatCACTCGTAAATACGGTAACGATACATTTTGGAACAAGCCCGTGCTCAAAGCTTTGCTTTTAACGTGGTTACGATGATGTTTTGTTACAAACAGTACAGCattaatagtataaaattacatacatatttcgtTGATAGAAAAAAGTTATTTAATCACTCAAAATAATTCTCTGTCGTTTTCCTATTCTACGTAAAAACGAGAATCTCTTTCGATTCTTTAGGTACGAGGATTTCTTCAGCATTGGATGGCCCCATGAGTGTTATTTTCGTTGAAACTGTGAAATTACTTCACCTTTATATTATAAGTAAATAAGAGTTTAATTTAAATCTTATAGTCAATAACAGGCAAGTTACGGCAATGTATTTGACCGATATGATCAGCATCAGTGGAGATAGTCTGAAGCTATACAAACGAGTTATTAGGACAAAATTGATGATGATTCCTATCTCGGCAGACTTTTATTGTTCTTACTTTGACTTATGTCGAAGAACCATCATTGTGGTACGAAAGAGTCAGTGAGCAATGCGTAATATTATCATCAGCACAGTGAATATGCTGAACACTTGGGTGAATCGACGCAACCAGTACAATCtgaaataaatagaatatttatGAATACGTGTCAACATTTCGTTTTTTCAAATCACCCTGTAATACGCACACATGTAGCCGATTTCGAGCTGTTTTCAGTGTCTCAGGAGTATCCTTCTGAATAAACGTTCTAATTCCCAGAATGTAACTGCGTAAATAAGACTCCCAATTCAAATCTTCCGAGATCACGACAAAATTATTGGAATCCTTCAATGATTTTACTTTCTTCGCTAATTCGTACAAGTTGTCCCTGTGAAAGTGCCACTCGTGCATCGTAAAGTACTCTGACGCCTCAGCAAGGCGTAGCACACGGTTCGCGAGTTTCATCATTCTAAAAtcaattaatgaaaatgatatcgTTCCGAGTTGGCAACGATTAGGTAGGTACCGTACACTTACATAGGTTTACCACCTGTTAGCTTTACAAATATGTCTATGAGAAAAGCGGGGAATATGTTCAGAGTGAATAATATTAGATTATGAATAAATCTGTTCTGTCTACATGTACAGCATGGATACCACATGACATATTGCGATGGCGTCTCTATGGCGTATTTCTTGGTGAGCCCGATCAAGGTACCCCAACTGAAATCGTGAAGATGGAGGAGTTAGCAAGATTACcaatatacaaggtgttcgacAATAGGTGACTGTTGAAAAAATAGCgttaacgaaatagcgtttgcggctttgttttccaataattaacgtttaaaaattcgagtaaaaaacgcctgaaacctgcaatccgcccagcaccgacggcTGAACGTCAGGTTAGCAGCattttctcggtactgcagcattcggcttcgattcttggttatgactgtaccgacccctgctgacctgacgttcagtcgtcggtgctgggcggattgcaggtttcaggcgctttttactcgaatttttaaacgctaattactggaaaacaaagccgcaaacgctttgattttctttcttgattttcgtcttattttgatccctagaatcaccccttaaaattttgcccacctgttgtcgaacacccccTACAATAGATTCCCTTTTAATATTACCTTAGAGGTGACGCGCTATTAGTGCAATTATAAACCTTAATTGTATCACGCTTTTGCACCGAGGTATACCATGCAGCGCATATTAACGTATCGATAACGCGGTCCACAGGTATAAGGTCACACTTTAATTTCGAGTTGGTGACAACTGATTTGACGTTGCCGTTGCCGATTTCTATGAGCGTAGCTGAAATAttcaattatataatatttactaTGCAAAGTTAACGAagcaattaacatttttttttttttttcacgcaaaTACCTGTTGCTCCAAAAATATTGTCCACCCATCCAGGAAACGGTTCCTTTTCAGCCGCGCCAATTATGCTGGGTCGTACGATCGCGATCGGCAAATCTTTACCTTTTTCCAATATAATCTGCTCAGCCAATTTTTTCGTGAACGTATACGTGTTCGGATGTATCTCTAGAACCTTTTTCTCCAGTACGTTCAGCGCATCATTGTCTAGACTTTCGCACATATCGATTATCGTGGAAGGCTTCACGTTTGTGCTATGATATCATTAATTAATACATGAATATTACACGTTACTGCCGCGATACGATGGcattgattttaataatttagaaaatttccctCAATTAACATTAGCATTCAATCACCttgtacttttcattttcaagatttaaaattaggaaaaatataaaatagagaAGAATTTATACTTACGGATAGATGACTTCCTCGATATCGACTCGATTCGAGTTACTGTAAGCTGTGCTAATGTGGATGAAGCTAATCAAATTTTTCATGGATTTGCTCAGTTCTATCATACGATCGGTACCGTTCGTATTCAAATTCACGGCTACTTTGACCGGTTCGTTGAATTTCACCGTGGCCGCGCTGTGAAATATTATGTTCACCCTTTCCGTAAGCATGCTCTTGTCTTCTTGCGATAGACCTAGATCCGGTAGGGCAACGTCTCCCTTGACTGGCTTTATTTTACTTAACAATTTCGATGATCGAATTTCATCGAACACCTGGACAAAAAACAGAGATTTTACATATATTTCACGAAAATCTTTTGCTTTAACACGAATCCTTCATATGTTTTCAAACCAAGTATCTACTGATTTTAATACAAGATTATTGAATGTTCATACAATGATATCGGCTCTGAAAATGTTCATCGTGTATACTGAGTTTATTTCTTAAATGATTCGATGCTGGAGTTAGTTGTTACTTTCGAGAAAATGGTTATTCAACAGTGTGCAGTGTACGTTACGTTCAAACTTTCACATCCTTCCCACGAGTAGATGCTACGCGATCGGCAACGGGATAATTCTACCGGTTATTCATCGATCCTCTAACGTTCGTGAATTTCTATCGATTAATTAATCCGGTTCGTTGCCTATCTATCGGTAGCAATTTGGAAGAGAAATCGTTTCGTtggtttgttaaaaaaaaaatttccttctcttttcacAAGATAATCGATTCGTTAGTAGGAAAAAAGTTAGAAGATCGTGTGATTTACGAACAAAGCTCTCCAGGAAGCTGGTGAATCGTTGCTCGACCGTTTGGTTGCGTTTCGGACGAATCAGGATAAAAATGATGGCCAGACGTGGACAGACTCGAAGCAACTTTTCCACCAGAGCTTTCCCTACGAAACCGGTCGCTCCGGTTATCAGGATCACCGACTCGGCAAAAAATGCATCGATGGACGTTTCGTCGCTTCCTTTTTCGGTGTTCGTTTGTGCATTCGTTGTGCCCATTTCGATGGTTCAAGCGGTAACGGGTCCAATATCTGCAACAAACGAGAATCgatcaataattttataatatcataCCAAATCTgactatattaaatttaattaagtatgctgttaatttatgaaattatgaTACTGGCTGTCGATGACCCCTGATGGTAATTAATCTGTTCAGTTCATTGAATAATTATGAAgtgtctataaaaaaaaaaaaggggggcacATCCTCCACAAGGATTCTAAAATTAATGTCCTTGTATAAATTCTGCTTCTGATTTTAAATGTGTTGCGTAATCGATATACCACGGCATGTGTACgaagatttaataattaattagccGATCAATTCAAGCAGCCAGACGAAGGTTCACGGGAAATAGCATAAGATAACCTTGTCCTAGAAGATGGCATCACACGTGGCGAAAAAATGCCACTATCCTCGTCGTCTAAAGTGAAAAATCCTCTTTTGCTAAACGGATTGCTTCTTATGTTAGAAGTTTACGGGTCTTACGATTTATTGAACGCCACCGATTCTTCGACGATCTATCAATCTTATTTACGCTCGTTTGATTTTGAACAAGGTGAAATGATAATTTTGTGGAGGTACCATTCTTTTCATCGACGCCCTTTTTAGTTTTCATAACGTACACGGAACGCGTTAAAATTTGCAAAGTTTAAtctcattttaaaaataaatattaacatgATTTGGAGAGTTCGAGCACAGCTTCTTATCGCGCACGATGTACAGAAGATAATGCTGCTTTTGAGTGATTGATTTTTTTGTTTTCGAATGGAGGAATGACGAAAAACGAATTGATAATCCCCTGCAACTAGTGCGAGGGGTTATCATTTGTTATCAGCTTTGGTATACTGACCTGACTCACGTTTGAATATATAACATTGATTGCGGGTgtgtatagaaaaaaaaaaagtttattaTTGGATTATGTTTGATCCAGCATCCATTGTTTCTACAATTATATCGCTGTTAAAGGgtataattaacgcgttaactgtCACAAAGAAAATGGATGGGTGTAATATCGACGTgttaaaattctaaatctatttTTTCTGTCTATTTGTCTATTTCTCTACTctacttttttatttctctatttTCCTATATAAAAAGACTCTAAAGACATCTACTTTATAGAAACAACTGGCTGTTTTGCCTCTAATACGCAGGTGCTTCGAAAGAATTGATCGACATCGTACTTGGACATTCAAGATATTGATCGGTCCTCCATTTCGCAACCTACATTCTATGTACACATTTCATGGACGAGACTATTAAATTGTGTTCAAATTCCATCAATCGGTCCTTTGATCCAAGCCACCTAAAGAATCTTCTTCCCACTGAAAGATAAAAACCTGAACCTTTCAATGCCAAGTCTAAATTAGTAATTCGCAATACTTGTTGACAACGAACATGTTTTTGGccagaaataataaaagttgcGTAATTATAAAAGGCAAACGTTTAGATCATGATAAATGGACGATGTGTTtacagaaaatgtaaaatacacaaaaaagttTTGCTTATTCATCATTCATTTGGAATTCGATAAAATTTGtcgaaattaagaagtcgttcAACTCGTTCTTACTGGTTTCTTGTTTTGCAATCGTTCATGTGAGGAAATTGTGGCACGTCGATTTTATTGGCGAAATTGACCAATGGTTTTAACAAAAAGTTAGATAGTTTTTATCAAAAATCTTTCGTTTTTCcatgaatattattttatgttgaAGCAACGATAATTCAGCATCTatgtaaaaatgtatattttatttgataacataatttaattaaatggcATGTTTGATAGAATGATGATACGAGTGGCGATAAAGTAGGATTTAATTTAATACCATCAGTGACATATGGGGCTGATCGAAGCTTGgcattgaatttattaaaataattgaaaataaaaaactgctaaaaaaaaataaaatgctatAGATATAgatatctttcattttttaaaataatttatattattctgtGATAGTCAAAACATTATAATAAAGGTAATAAAGGTAATCAAGGTGTTACTTCTAATTAGGATAAAATCAATGCAAGATCAATGCAAGTTCCCGGTGAATGAGTATCTAACAGGTTGCCTCTCGTTTATTCCTGGCACGCTCAATGTGTGCATTTGACACTGTCCAAGCTGAAAGCCAATAATTTACTCTCACGATAGCTTTAAAATGGAAGAGAAAGTGGAAAGGAAATAGCGAACAACTATTGGATAAATTGGCCCATTTTCCTCGTCGATTATCGCAGCATTCTATTGGCGTCTTAATCGCATCTTTCTTTCCTGtcatttattcttttaatttattgctcgtaatttgtttaaaaattatagctattcatttttcaattaaacctGTCCGCTATACAAGCCaactatatttatatttcaaaataatgaaataatgatTCGAATGAacaaacaattttctttatgTATATCACTCTATTGAACGTAGTGTAATGATTTCTTGCCTGTTTTTCAATCATTCGAGATCGAACAGGTCATCACCGACCCCTCATGGGCACAAAATCTTCGAAATTCGCGAGTAATGGGGTTGCCCATCCTCGAACATCGCCTTTAACTTTGCTCCTTCAAGGTCTCACCTAGTACACGCACCACCTTTtgacctgttttttttttttttttctcgcgtaTCACACGTCGTTCTCTCTCTAATTACGAAATGAATTTATACACACGCGTTTCTCGAGAAGTTTCCGTGACGATAGAAGGGTCGAGACTGGCTTTGTCGACGATCACCCTGTACGCTTGCACAGCTGACCTAACCAGTAGATGCCGACACTCGTAGGGGCTGCTTTTCGGAAAGGGGGTTGTGGCAGTATGCTTGTTTAATAGCAGCTGGCATAGATTAGGATGGAACATTCTTTATGAACCGAAATTTCAATAACGCGCGATAAATAAAATCTCTTATTCATAATTATAACGAGCCTTTAATTGACATAAATTGTTATTACTTTTCTttgtaaagaaagaaataatttgcGTAGCATGTTTTATGCGAAACGAAAGCTCATTGAACATGTTGGAACCATCTGTTCCATAGATTTAATTACTGTTCTACCAACACCTTTCCTCCATCAATGTTAGAAATTAATCCTAGCTGAATTTACCTCCCTTAATTGCACGCAAATTGCTGCAAGCTTTTAAATCATTTCATTtggaaagaatttaatttaacgTTGCAACACTTCATTCTTACGATGTTAACGAGGAACTGTTATAACATCTTACGttcgattaattatttcatttcgtttgtgaaaaattagaatttctttttttaattcttgaaCTGGGTTTTTCTATTTCTCAAAAATCCCATAAGCAGAAAATTATCAAAGGCTTATGGTAGAAAATTATCGAgcagatattttaattatttcattcacAGCGTTCAACCTCGCAACGTTTCCCCACCATCTACAATCTACAGTAAAACTACTAGCAAGTAGAGTAGACTGGATCTCACGTGCAAGTCAGACATAGGAGTGATTCCACGAGTGCATAAAAGAT is drawn from Osmia lignaria lignaria isolate PbOS001 chromosome 14, iyOsmLign1, whole genome shotgun sequence and contains these coding sequences:
- the LOC117609210 gene encoding putative fatty acyl-CoA reductase CG5065 encodes the protein MGTTNAQTNTEKGSDETSIDAFFAESVILITGATGFVGKALVEKLLRVCPRLAIIFILIRPKRNQTVEQRFTSFLESFVFDEIRSSKLLSKIKPVKGDVALPDLGLSQEDKSMLTERVNIIFHSAATVKFNEPVKVAVNLNTNGTDRMIELSKSMKNLISFIHISTAYSNSNRVDIEEVIYPTNVKPSTIIDMCESLDNDALNVLEKKVLEIHPNTYTFTKKLAEQIILEKGKDLPIAIVRPSIIGAAEKEPFPGWVDNIFGATATLIEIGNGNVKSVVTNSKLKCDLIPVDRVIDTLICAAWYTSVQKRDTIKVYNCTNSASPLSWGTLIGLTKKYAIETPSQYVMWYPCCTCRQNRFIHNLILFTLNIFPAFLIDIFVKLTGGKPIMMKLANRVLRLAEASEYFTMHEWHFHRDNLYELAKKVKSLKDSNNFVVISEDLNWESYLRSYILGIRTFIQKDTPETLKTARNRLHVLYWLRRFTQVFSIFTVLMIILRIAH